The proteins below come from a single Burkholderia contaminans genomic window:
- a CDS encoding ABC transporter permease subunit — protein MLAYALRRTLWAVPTILAVVTVCYLLLHFTPGGPFDTEKQLSAATLANLNAKYHLDEPLWKQYLLYLNALLHGDLGPSFRYVDWSVNDLVKKALPVSLGVGGVSIPISIVCGVLLGTVAAVRRDSFIDRFVMLIGNFGNVIPPFVLGPVLVWIFAILLKTSSGNGWLPAGGWGDGGWQYRLLPIVLLTFINMSLLARVMRGSMIETLSSNYIRTARAKGLPGSTIVLRHALKPALMPVVSLFGTVCITSITAAVVTESVFALPGLGQLVVNGAINRDYTLVLGLVVLTTVFAVLFNLLVDLAYAWLDPRIRY, from the coding sequence ATGCTGGCCTACGCATTGAGGCGCACGTTGTGGGCGGTGCCGACGATCCTCGCGGTCGTCACCGTCTGCTACCTGCTCCTGCATTTCACGCCCGGCGGCCCGTTCGATACGGAGAAGCAGCTGTCCGCCGCCACGCTCGCGAACCTGAACGCGAAGTACCACCTCGACGAGCCGCTGTGGAAGCAGTACCTGCTGTACCTGAACGCGCTGCTGCACGGCGATCTCGGCCCGTCGTTCCGCTACGTCGACTGGTCCGTGAACGATCTCGTGAAGAAGGCGCTGCCCGTGAGCCTCGGCGTGGGCGGCGTGTCGATCCCGATCTCGATCGTGTGCGGCGTGCTGCTCGGCACCGTCGCGGCCGTGCGCCGCGACAGTTTCATCGACCGCTTCGTGATGCTGATCGGCAACTTCGGCAACGTCATCCCGCCGTTCGTGCTCGGCCCCGTGCTCGTGTGGATCTTCGCGATCCTGCTGAAGACGTCGTCCGGCAACGGCTGGCTGCCGGCGGGCGGCTGGGGTGACGGCGGCTGGCAGTACCGGCTGCTGCCGATCGTGCTGCTGACCTTCATCAACATGTCGCTGCTCGCACGCGTGATGCGCGGCTCGATGATCGAGACGCTGTCGAGCAACTACATCCGCACCGCGCGCGCGAAGGGCCTGCCGGGCTCGACGATCGTGCTGCGCCATGCGCTCAAACCCGCACTGATGCCGGTCGTGTCGCTGTTCGGCACGGTCTGCATCACGTCGATCACGGCGGCCGTCGTCACCGAATCGGTGTTCGCGCTGCCGGGCCTCGGGCAGCTCGTCGTGAACGGCGCGATCAACCGCGATTACACGCTGGTGCTCGGTCTCGTCGTGCTGACGACCGTCTTCGCGGTGCTGTTCAAC